From one Prochlorococcus marinus str. MIT 0912 genomic stretch:
- a CDS encoding high light inducible protein — protein sequence MTPEAEKFNGWAAMLGFVAAFGAYATTGQIIPGIF from the coding sequence ATGACTCCAGAAGCAGAAAAGTTTAATGGTTGGGCAGCAATGCTTGGCTTCGTAGCAGCATTCGGTGCATACGCAACAACAGGTCAAATCATTCCTGGAATTTTCTAA